Sequence from the Armatimonadota bacterium genome:
GATCCTCGCGCTGTACGATCTGCAGCCGGACGACATCGACATCGAGACGACCTTGGCGGACGAGCGGACGCCCGCAGAGTGGATCGCGTCAGCCAGCGCGATCCCGTTCATGGGCAGCAAGCGCGTCGTCGTCGTACGCAACCTGTTGCGGCTGGACCCGAAAATCCAGTGGCCGGATCACAAGGCGAAACTGGGCGAGCATCCGTTCGTCGATGAACTGGCCAGCCTGCCGAACTCTTCGCTCCTGGTCCTCGTGGCTGACAGCGAGGTCGGCGATGAGGACCGCCAGCGCCGACTGGCCCCGATCTGCGAGCGGTGGTCAAAGCTCGTCGTCGCAGGCAAGGGGTATCCGCAAAAGCTGGAGCACAGCCCGGAGGAGATCAGAAGGCAACTCCGCGCAAAGGCGAAAGCGATGGGGAAAAGCCTCTCCGCGACCTCGGCCAGCCTTCTGGCGGAGATGACAGGCGGAAACCTGACAGTGGCGCTCGAAGAGCTGAACAAGGCCGCGCTCTACGTCGGAGATGAGAAGCAGATCTCTGACCAGGACTTGCTGCGCGTTGTGGCGGCCGAGCAAGATTACAACGTTTACAAGCTCGTGGATTCCATCGTCGCCGGAACGTCCGGCCAGGCTCTCTCGCAGTTGAGAACCTTGTACAGCCGCCAGTCAAGGATCGAGGGCCAAACTTTCTCCAGGGTGTTTCCGACTATCGCGCGACAGTTCCGGCTGATCTGGCAAGCACGGCTCTGCATCGAAGCGAACTGCTCGACCAGCAACCCCAGTCGGGCGGTGCTCGAAATGCTGCCGGTCGGCACCAGAATCAGCGACCAAAGGGAGTGGCTGCAGCGCAAGGCGTCTCAGGCCGCGAGGCGGCTCTCTCTCCGCAAGATCGCACGCGTCTTCAACGTGCTGCAGAGAGCCGATTCGAAGATGAAGGGACTCCGCCCGTCCTTCACCAATCAGGAGACGGTGGAGGACATGGTGCTGCGGCTAGCGTCGATCTGCCGCGCGTGAAGGTCACTCGCTTCGATCGCGGAGCATCTTCCAGTATTGTGCTTTCGAGTCCTCGTCCAACTGGGTGAATCGCGTGTACGACGGTTGGAACCCGAGCAAGACCGTGCCGGTCGGACCGTTTCTGTGCTTGCCGATGATCAGCTCGGTCGCTTCGTTTTCGCCGGCGGTCGCATCCTGGAAACTGCTGACCTCCTGCCGCTGGTAGTACTTGTGGCGGTAGATGAACATCACCATATCGGCCTCGGCCTCGATCGATCCGGATTCGCGAATGTCTGCCAGCATCGGACGCTTGTTCTCACGGGATTCCACGGCTCGGTTCAGCTGGCTCAGCGCGATGACAGGAACGTCGAGCTCCTTCGACAAGGCTTTCAATCCGCGAGCGATTTCGCCGATCTCCTGTGTGCGGTTCTCGCTCCGTCTGCTGCCGCGCATCAACTGCAGGTAGTCGACGATCACCAGCGAGAGCCCTCCGTCGGCCTTGAGGCGCCTGCACTTGCCTCGCATCTCCAAAGGGGAGATGTCAGAGGAGTCGTCGATGAAGATCGGCATGCTGTGAAGGGCCTCGCAGGCGTCTACTAGCTTCTGGTAGTTCTCGTTGCTGAGGTTCGCCTTCTTCAGCGTGTTCATCGGCACCTTCGCCAGCATCGAAATCAGCCGCCGGACGAGCTGTTGGCCGCTCATTTCTAAGCTGAAGATTGCGACGTTCCCCTTCCCTTGGCCTGCTACGTGGAGCGCGAAGTTCAGGGCTAGCGAAGTCTTGCCCATCGCCGGGCGGGCGGCGATAACCACGAAATCCCCACCGTAGAACCCGGTCGTAACCTCATCCAAGTCCGAATACCCGGTAGGTGTGCCCAGGATCGGCTCCCCTGTGTCCATCAGGTGGTCTACGTCCTCGAAGAACTGCGTCGCGAGGGTCGCGACTCCCTCGAAGTACCTGCCGAGTCTCTTGCGCCCGACTTCGAACACAAGCGACTCGGCCTCGTTCACCATCTCGTCCGCAGTGCCGTCCGGCCTGTGGACGTCCTTCAGAATCTGATTCGCTGCGTCCTCCAACCTCCGCAGGGTTGCCTTGTCTTGGACGATGCCGGCGTAGTACTCGGAGTTCGCGGCGCTTGGCACGCTTTCGACGATCTTGATCAGATACTCTTTTCCACCGACCTGGTCCAGCTTCTCTCGCTCAAGCAGCTCGTTTTTGAGCGTCACAAGGTCGATCACTTTGTGCGAAGTCAAGAGTTGCGTGAGCGCCCGGAATATCTCTCTGTGCGCAGGGACGTAGAAGTCGTCCTCCGTGACGAAGTTGACGACCTGCTCCGACGCACGCTCGCTGAGCATCATAGAGCCAAGCACGGCCATCTCTGCCTCGATGTTGTTCGCCGGAACCAAGTCTTCAAGTCGCGGGTCGGGGACTGCCTGTGCCATGTGCCTTTAAAGTATGAGACGGGTTTGAGCGGTCGCAAGGACTATCTTCTGACCGCTTGTCAGTCCGCTTTTCCCCAATCAGGAAACGTGGAGAACAGCAGAACGGAATGAGCCGTCGCAACCGCTCTGAATCAAAGCGCTACTGGCTGGCAAGTCCGGGCACTTTCGATCGCGGCCTCGGCGATCGCGACCGCCCTCATGCCATCGTCGGCAGACACTGGCAGCGGAGCGCCGTCGCGGACCGCATCAAGAAAAGCGCGCAACTGCCTGTAGAAAGGATCGTCGGTCGGAGCAAGGGCTGACTCCGACCGAGAGCCGGACTCTCCGTGAACGCGCAAGTTCGGGACGTCCCGCGAGTCATACTCGATCATGCCGTCGCTTCCGCAGATCTCGAAAGTCGCACGGAAGCCGCTCGGATCCATCCAGGTCGTCTCCGCATGGCCGAGGCAGCCGGATTCGAACTCCAGAGTCGTCAGAGCGTAGTCGCCCGTGAACTCGGCATCCGCCACTCCCGGCCCAAGCCGCACCGTGCGCGCAAACACCGACTTCACCTCGCCGAACGTCC
This genomic interval carries:
- the holA gene encoding DNA polymerase III subunit delta; the encoded protein is MVLDVKKAGKHNVVMLFGPEPSLRREALLEILALYDLQPDDIDIETTLADERTPAEWIASASAIPFMGSKRVVVVRNLLRLDPKIQWPDHKAKLGEHPFVDELASLPNSSLLVLVADSEVGDEDRQRRLAPICERWSKLVVAGKGYPQKLEHSPEEIRRQLRAKAKAMGKSLSATSASLLAEMTGGNLTVALEELNKAALYVGDEKQISDQDLLRVVAAEQDYNVYKLVDSIVAGTSGQALSQLRTLYSRQSRIEGQTFSRVFPTIARQFRLIWQARLCIEANCSTSNPSRAVLEMLPVGTRISDQREWLQRKASQAARRLSLRKIARVFNVLQRADSKMKGLRPSFTNQETVEDMVLRLASICRA
- the dnaB gene encoding replicative DNA helicase → MAQAVPDPRLEDLVPANNIEAEMAVLGSMMLSERASEQVVNFVTEDDFYVPAHREIFRALTQLLTSHKVIDLVTLKNELLEREKLDQVGGKEYLIKIVESVPSAANSEYYAGIVQDKATLRRLEDAANQILKDVHRPDGTADEMVNEAESLVFEVGRKRLGRYFEGVATLATQFFEDVDHLMDTGEPILGTPTGYSDLDEVTTGFYGGDFVVIAARPAMGKTSLALNFALHVAGQGKGNVAIFSLEMSGQQLVRRLISMLAKVPMNTLKKANLSNENYQKLVDACEALHSMPIFIDDSSDISPLEMRGKCRRLKADGGLSLVIVDYLQLMRGSRRSENRTQEIGEIARGLKALSKELDVPVIALSQLNRAVESRENKRPMLADIRESGSIEAEADMVMFIYRHKYYQRQEVSSFQDATAGENEATELIIGKHRNGPTGTVLLGFQPSYTRFTQLDEDSKAQYWKMLRDRSE